Proteins from a genomic interval of Stenotrophomonas sp. WZN-1:
- a CDS encoding YerC/YecD family TrpR-related protein: protein MKARPEIAAKDPKADLDALARAFAALREPEQVEAFLRDLCTPAELEAMADRWKVVPLLQQGMPYREIHERTGVSVTTTGRVARTLEHGHRGYAAAIDRLASR, encoded by the coding sequence GTGAAAGCCCGCCCCGAGATTGCCGCCAAAGACCCGAAGGCCGACCTGGACGCCCTGGCCCGGGCCTTTGCCGCCCTGCGCGAGCCGGAACAGGTGGAGGCCTTCCTGCGTGACCTGTGCACCCCGGCCGAGCTGGAAGCCATGGCCGACCGCTGGAAGGTGGTGCCGCTGCTGCAGCAGGGCATGCCATACCGCGAGATCCACGAGCGCACGGGCGTCAGCGTGACCACCACCGGACGGGTGGCACGCACGCTCGAGCATGGCCATCGAGGCTATGCCGCCGCCATCGACCGCCTTGCTTCGCGCTGA
- the hisG gene encoding ATP phosphoribosyltransferase, whose translation MSATQAAPARDRLRIAIQKSGRLAEPARNLLSACGLSWRESRDKLFCYGESLPVDLLLVRDDDIPGLIADGVCDLGIVGRNELDEQAAARRQIGLPNAYQALRGLGFGQCRLMLAVPEDWQWQGPAQLAGTRIATSYPAILKQWLAEQGVDAQVVELSGSVEIAPRLGTADLICDLVSSGATLRANQLTPVHNLLDSEAVLAGAVRVPDDARASLRAMLLRRLDGVVQRQDRKLLMFRASEDRVDALAQLLADAEPLVRLPADGGALRLQTMCPGPLSWQRMEELERAGAQGLMVLSVERSLA comes from the coding sequence ATGAGTGCAACCCAGGCAGCGCCGGCACGAGACCGGTTGCGTATCGCCATCCAGAAGAGTGGCCGGCTGGCCGAACCCGCCCGCAACCTGCTCAGCGCCTGCGGCCTGAGCTGGCGCGAGAGCCGCGACAAGCTGTTCTGCTACGGCGAATCGCTGCCGGTGGACCTGCTGCTGGTGCGCGACGACGACATCCCCGGGCTGATCGCCGATGGCGTCTGCGACCTCGGCATCGTCGGCCGCAACGAACTGGATGAGCAGGCCGCAGCGCGTCGCCAGATCGGCCTGCCGAATGCCTACCAGGCGCTGCGCGGGCTGGGCTTCGGCCAGTGCCGGCTGATGCTGGCGGTGCCCGAGGATTGGCAGTGGCAGGGTCCGGCGCAGCTGGCCGGCACCCGCATCGCCACCAGCTACCCGGCCATCCTCAAGCAGTGGCTGGCCGAGCAGGGCGTGGACGCACAGGTGGTCGAGCTGTCCGGTTCGGTGGAAATCGCCCCGCGCCTGGGCACCGCCGACCTGATCTGCGATCTGGTCTCCAGCGGCGCCACGCTGCGTGCCAACCAGTTGACCCCGGTGCACAACCTGCTCGACAGCGAAGCGGTGTTGGCCGGCGCGGTGCGCGTGCCGGATGATGCACGTGCATCGCTGCGCGCGATGCTGCTGCGCCGACTCGACGGCGTGGTGCAGCGCCAGGACCGCAAGCTGCTGATGTTCCGTGCGAGCGAAGATCGCGTCGACGCGCTGGCGCAGCTGCTGGCCGATGCCGAGCCGCTGGTTCGGTTGCCGGCCGATGGCGGTGCGCTGCGCCTGCAGACCATGTGCCCCGGCCCGCTGAGCTGGCAGCGCATGGAGGAACTCGAGCGCGCGGGTGCGCAGGGCCTGATGGTACTGAGCGTGGAGCGGTCGCTGGCATGA
- the hisD gene encoding histidinol dehydrogenase — protein sequence MNRLIWSRLDEAARSAALTRPVQTVAQQTRDAVAALIAQVRALGDDALRAITARFDGVALASFEVSEAEFAAAEAAVPAELRQAMVDAAERIARFHAAGMGKGYAVETAPGVVCERMLRPIGRVGLYVPAGSAPLPSTALMLGVPAQLAGCPQVVLCTPPRADGSADPAVLVAARLTGVQRVFKLGGAQAIAAMAYGTTSIPACDKLFGPGNSFVTEAKQQVAQDGAAAIDMPAGPSEVLVIADAGANPAFVAADLLSQAEHGPDSQVLLLTDDAAMLAAVESEVERQVALLPRQQIARQALSASRLIQVDSLDEAFAISNRYAPEHLILALREPRDWLDQVQAAGSVFLGDYTPEALGDYCSGTNHVLPTAGAARAYSGVSVASFQNLISVQSASAAGLAAIGGCARIIARAEGLDAHERAVALRMEVAA from the coding sequence ATGAACCGTCTGATCTGGTCCCGACTTGATGAGGCTGCGCGCAGCGCGGCGCTGACTCGCCCGGTGCAGACCGTGGCGCAGCAGACCCGCGATGCGGTGGCGGCCCTGATTGCACAGGTGCGCGCGCTGGGCGACGACGCACTGCGTGCAATTACTGCACGTTTCGATGGTGTCGCGCTGGCCTCGTTTGAAGTGTCCGAAGCCGAATTCGCCGCTGCTGAAGCGGCCGTGCCCGCCGAGCTGCGCCAGGCGATGGTGGACGCCGCCGAGCGCATCGCACGCTTCCACGCCGCCGGCATGGGTAAAGGCTATGCAGTTGAAACCGCGCCGGGCGTGGTCTGCGAACGCATGCTGCGTCCGATCGGCCGGGTGGGCCTGTACGTACCGGCCGGCAGCGCGCCGTTGCCGTCCACCGCGTTGATGCTGGGTGTTCCGGCGCAGTTGGCCGGTTGCCCGCAGGTGGTGCTGTGCACGCCGCCGCGCGCCGACGGTAGCGCCGATCCGGCGGTGCTGGTAGCCGCGCGCCTGACCGGCGTGCAGCGCGTGTTCAAGCTGGGCGGCGCGCAGGCGATCGCCGCGATGGCCTATGGCACGACCAGCATTCCGGCCTGCGACAAGCTGTTCGGGCCCGGCAACAGCTTCGTCACCGAAGCCAAGCAGCAGGTCGCACAGGACGGCGCCGCCGCCATCGACATGCCGGCTGGTCCCTCCGAAGTACTGGTGATCGCCGATGCCGGCGCCAATCCGGCATTCGTTGCCGCCGACCTGCTGTCGCAGGCCGAGCATGGCCCCGATTCGCAGGTGCTACTGCTGACCGACGATGCCGCGATGCTGGCCGCGGTTGAATCTGAAGTGGAGCGCCAGGTGGCCCTGCTGCCGCGCCAGCAGATCGCACGCCAGGCGCTGTCTGCCTCGCGGCTGATCCAGGTCGATTCGCTGGACGAGGCCTTCGCGATCAGCAACCGTTATGCGCCCGAGCACCTGATCCTGGCGTTGCGCGAGCCGCGCGACTGGCTGGACCAGGTGCAGGCCGCCGGCTCGGTGTTCCTCGGCGATTACACGCCCGAGGCACTGGGAGACTATTGCAGCGGCACCAACCACGTGCTGCCCACCGCGGGTGCCGCACGTGCCTACAGCGGTGTCAGCGTGGCCAGCTTCCAGAACCTGATCAGCGTGCAGAGCGCCAGCGCTGCAGGATTGGCGGCCATCGGCGGCTGCGCACGCATCATCGCCCGCGCCGAAGGCCTGGATGCGCACGAGCGTGCAGTGGCCCTGCGCATGGAGGTGGCAGCATGA
- the hisC gene encoding histidinol-phosphate transaminase produces the protein MSAAIDDVLALVRPDLQAFAGYSSARSTAVQGEVWLNANESAWANPADVAGSSRRYPEPQPLALREGLAELYGVTPPQLLIGRGSDEAIDLLVRALCVPGRDGVLVTPPVFGMYAVCARLQGAALIEVPLVDSEDGLRADLDAVIDTAKARNATLVFLCAPSNPAGSDIALDEVERVAVALRGQALVVVDEAYVEYAQRPSATTLLAAHANLAVLRTLSKAHALAAARVGTLIAAPELIAVLRRCQAPYPVPTPCAELAVQALQPAALARTAERVATVIAERERLFAALPGLPGVRRVYRSAGNYLLVRFADAQAAFDTLLAAGVVVRDQRAAPQLGDALRISIGSPEENDRVLAALSARRAAA, from the coding sequence ATGAGCGCGGCTATCGATGATGTGCTGGCCCTGGTGCGTCCGGACCTGCAGGCCTTCGCCGGCTACAGCTCGGCGCGCAGTACGGCGGTGCAGGGCGAGGTCTGGCTGAACGCCAATGAGTCGGCCTGGGCCAATCCCGCTGATGTCGCAGGCAGCAGCCGGCGCTATCCGGAACCGCAGCCGTTGGCATTGCGCGAGGGACTGGCGGAGCTGTACGGCGTGACGCCGCCGCAGCTGCTGATCGGTCGCGGCAGCGACGAAGCCATTGATCTGCTGGTGCGCGCGCTGTGCGTGCCGGGCCGCGATGGCGTACTGGTCACGCCGCCGGTGTTCGGCATGTACGCCGTCTGCGCACGCCTGCAAGGGGCTGCACTGATTGAGGTGCCCCTGGTGGACAGCGAAGATGGCCTGCGCGCCGATCTGGATGCGGTGATCGACACCGCCAAGGCACGCAATGCCACGCTGGTGTTCCTGTGCGCACCGTCGAACCCGGCCGGCAGTGACATCGCCCTGGACGAGGTCGAACGCGTGGCGGTTGCGTTGCGCGGGCAAGCGCTGGTGGTGGTGGACGAGGCCTATGTCGAGTACGCGCAGCGCCCGTCGGCGACCACGTTGCTGGCCGCGCACGCCAACCTGGCGGTGCTGCGCACGCTGTCGAAGGCGCACGCACTCGCGGCCGCCCGCGTTGGCACCCTGATCGCTGCCCCGGAGCTGATTGCCGTGCTGCGTCGCTGCCAGGCGCCGTACCCGGTGCCGACGCCGTGCGCGGAGCTGGCCGTGCAGGCACTGCAGCCGGCCGCACTGGCACGTACCGCCGAGCGCGTGGCCACGGTCATCGCCGAGCGCGAACGCCTGTTCGCGGCGCTGCCGGGCCTGCCCGGCGTTCGTCGCGTGTACCGCTCGGCCGGCAACTACCTGCTGGTCCGCTTCGCCGATGCCCAGGCCGCGTTCGATACGCTGCTGGCTGCGGGCGTAGTGGTGCGCGACCAGCGCGCCGCGCCGCAGCTGGGTGATGCGCTGCGTATCAGCATCGGCAGCCCCGAAGAAAATGACCGCGTGCTTGCGGCCCTGTCGGCGCGGAGGGCCGCAGCATGA
- the hisB gene encoding bifunctional histidinol-phosphatase/imidazoleglycerol-phosphate dehydratase HisB — protein sequence MTPILFIDRDGTLIEEPSDFQIDAYEKLRFVPQVIPALLKLRDAGYQFVIVTNQDGLGSDSYPRASFDGPNDLMLQIFESQGITFRDVLIDCSWPQDNAPTRKPGIGLMTAYLQDRSIDWARSGMVGDRITDLQFADNLNIRGFQLRTEQFGGEWDWPGIAHALADAPRTAVVLRNTKETKIRVELDLDRAGDARIATGLPFFDHMLEQIGKHGGFALDIQAEGDLHIDEHHTIEDTGLALGQALREALGDKRGIGRYGFTLPMDETLASAALDFSGRPYFVFEGEFKRERVGDMPTELVPHFFRSLCDASGLNLNLQVRGDNDHHKVEACFKALARALRPALARQGTALPSTKGAL from the coding sequence ATGACCCCGATCCTGTTCATCGACCGCGACGGCACCCTCATCGAGGAGCCGTCCGATTTCCAGATTGACGCCTACGAGAAGCTGCGCTTCGTGCCGCAGGTGATCCCGGCGCTGCTGAAGCTGCGGGATGCCGGCTACCAGTTCGTGATCGTCACCAATCAGGATGGCCTCGGCAGCGACAGCTACCCGCGCGCCAGCTTCGATGGTCCCAACGACCTGATGCTGCAGATCTTCGAGAGCCAGGGCATCACCTTCCGTGACGTGCTGATCGACTGCAGCTGGCCGCAGGACAATGCGCCGACCCGCAAGCCAGGCATCGGCCTGATGACCGCCTACCTGCAGGACCGCAGCATCGACTGGGCGCGTTCGGGCATGGTCGGCGACCGCATCACCGACCTGCAGTTCGCCGACAACCTCAACATCCGTGGCTTCCAGCTGCGCACCGAACAGTTCGGTGGCGAGTGGGACTGGCCGGGCATCGCCCACGCGCTGGCCGATGCGCCGCGTACTGCCGTGGTCCTGCGCAACACCAAAGAGACGAAGATCCGCGTCGAACTGGATCTGGACCGTGCCGGTGATGCGCGCATCGCCACCGGACTGCCGTTCTTCGACCACATGCTGGAACAGATCGGCAAGCACGGCGGGTTCGCCCTGGACATCCAGGCCGAGGGCGATCTGCACATCGACGAGCACCACACCATCGAGGACACCGGGCTGGCCCTGGGCCAGGCCCTGCGCGAGGCGCTGGGCGACAAGCGCGGCATCGGCCGCTACGGCTTCACCCTGCCGATGGACGAGACCCTGGCCAGCGCTGCACTGGATTTCAGCGGCCGCCCTTATTTCGTGTTCGAGGGCGAGTTCAAGCGCGAGCGCGTGGGCGACATGCCGACCGAGCTGGTGCCGCACTTCTTCCGTTCGCTGTGTGATGCCAGCGGCCTGAACCTCAACCTGCAGGTGCGTGGCGACAACGATCACCACAAGGTCGAGGCCTGCTTCAAGGCGCTGGCGCGCGCGCTGCGCCCGGCGCTGGCCCGGCAGGGCACGGCACTGCCGAGTACCAAGGGGGCGTTGTGA
- the hisH gene encoding imidazole glycerol phosphate synthase subunit HisH — protein sequence MSDVALIDAGGANLGSVRYALERLGATVRLVRDADGLVGAQRVILPGVGAAGPGMQRLHAQGLVEPLQRLEVPLMGICLGMQLLFERSEEAGVETLGLIPGVVRKLVPACGIRVPHMGWNRLLPLRESLLLRGVPERASAYFVHSYAAPLNTHTVAACDHGGLFTAVVEQGRYYGAQFHPERSGETGSLMLRNFLEGTAA from the coding sequence GTGAGCGATGTTGCGCTGATCGATGCCGGTGGTGCCAACCTGGGCTCGGTGCGCTACGCACTGGAGCGCCTGGGCGCGACGGTGCGACTGGTGCGCGATGCGGACGGTCTGGTCGGTGCGCAGCGGGTGATCCTGCCCGGCGTCGGCGCCGCGGGTCCCGGCATGCAGCGCCTGCACGCGCAGGGCCTGGTGGAACCGCTGCAGCGACTGGAGGTGCCGCTGATGGGCATCTGCCTGGGCATGCAATTGCTGTTCGAACGCTCCGAGGAGGCCGGCGTCGAGACACTGGGCTTGATTCCCGGCGTCGTGCGCAAGCTGGTGCCGGCCTGTGGCATCCGTGTGCCGCACATGGGCTGGAACCGCTTGCTCCCGCTGCGCGAATCGCTGCTGCTGCGCGGTGTGCCGGAGCGCGCCAGCGCCTACTTCGTGCACAGCTATGCGGCGCCACTCAATACCCACACTGTCGCTGCCTGCGACCACGGTGGCCTGTTCACCGCCGTGGTGGAGCAGGGGCGTTACTACGGCGCGCAGTTCCACCCCGAGCGCTCCGGCGAGACCGGTTCGCTGATGCTGCGCAACTTCCTCGAGGGCACTGCTGCATGA
- the hisA gene encoding 1-(5-phosphoribosyl)-5-[(5-phosphoribosylamino)methylideneamino]imidazole-4-carboxamide isomerase produces the protein MSFIVYPALDIRDGRVVRLRQGDYAQETSYGDDPLPRAQGFAAQGAQWMHLVDLDAARAGGYTLAPLLASIRAQTPLQVQTGGGVRGRDDVARILDAGAGRVVVGSLAVRRPDEVVGWLGEFGAERITIALDARQDAQGQWQLPVHGWTENAGVTLDDLAQRYARAGMRHLLCTDIARDGMLAGPNISLYQHLSALLPGVAVQASGGIRDVADVAEARAAGCGGAILGKALLEQRMDLSGALAC, from the coding sequence ATGAGTTTCATCGTCTACCCCGCGCTGGATATCCGCGACGGCCGCGTGGTGCGGTTGCGCCAGGGCGACTACGCCCAGGAAACCTCGTATGGCGACGACCCGCTGCCGCGCGCACAGGGCTTCGCCGCACAGGGCGCGCAGTGGATGCATCTGGTCGACCTGGACGCCGCACGTGCCGGTGGCTACACACTGGCGCCGCTGTTGGCATCCATTCGTGCGCAGACCCCGCTGCAGGTGCAGACCGGCGGTGGCGTACGTGGCCGTGACGACGTGGCACGCATCCTCGACGCTGGCGCCGGCCGCGTGGTGGTCGGTTCGCTGGCGGTGCGCCGCCCCGACGAAGTGGTCGGCTGGCTGGGGGAGTTCGGCGCCGAGCGCATCACCATCGCGCTGGATGCCCGCCAGGATGCCCAGGGCCAATGGCAGCTGCCGGTGCACGGCTGGACCGAGAATGCCGGCGTGACCCTGGATGACCTGGCCCAGCGTTATGCGCGTGCCGGCATGCGCCACCTGTTGTGCACCGACATCGCCCGCGACGGCATGCTGGCCGGGCCCAACATCAGCCTCTACCAGCACCTGTCGGCGCTGCTGCCCGGCGTGGCGGTGCAGGCCTCCGGTGGCATCCGTGACGTGGCCGATGTGGCCGAGGCGCGTGCTGCCGGCTGCGGTGGTGCCATCCTCGGCAAGGCCCTGCTGGAGCAGCGCATGGACCTGAGCGGGGCGCTGGCATGTTGA
- the hisF gene encoding imidazole glycerol phosphate synthase subunit HisF — MLSRRIIPCLDVRDGRVVKGVRFRDHIDMGDIAELAQRYRDQGADELVFYDIGASPEARSVDVAWIERIARLIDIPFCVAGGIDSVETARRVLFAGADKVSINSPALGRPELITELADEFGVQCVVVGVDSVREADGQWRVRRFSGDPDKTQAVPLRTLDWIVEAQRRGAGEIVLNCMDSDGVRRGYDVVQLQQARALCQVPLIASGGAGAMEHFAEAFDQADVDGALAASVFHSGAIAIPELKRYLRGQQIEVRDVY; from the coding sequence ATGTTGAGCCGCCGCATCATTCCGTGCCTGGACGTGCGCGATGGCCGCGTGGTCAAGGGCGTGCGCTTCCGCGACCACATCGACATGGGCGACATCGCCGAACTGGCACAGCGCTACCGCGACCAGGGCGCGGACGAGCTGGTGTTCTATGACATCGGCGCCAGTCCCGAGGCACGGTCGGTTGACGTCGCCTGGATCGAGCGCATCGCGCGCCTGATCGACATTCCGTTCTGCGTGGCCGGTGGCATCGACAGCGTGGAAACCGCGCGCCGCGTGCTGTTCGCCGGTGCCGACAAGGTGTCGATCAATTCGCCGGCGCTGGGCCGGCCGGAGCTGATCACCGAGCTGGCGGACGAGTTTGGCGTGCAGTGCGTGGTTGTGGGTGTCGACTCGGTACGCGAAGCGGACGGCCAGTGGCGGGTACGCCGTTTCAGTGGCGACCCGGACAAGACCCAGGCGGTACCGCTGCGGACGCTGGACTGGATTGTCGAAGCGCAACGGCGTGGCGCTGGCGAGATCGTGCTGAACTGCATGGACAGCGACGGTGTGCGCCGTGGCTACGATGTCGTGCAGTTGCAGCAGGCGCGGGCCCTGTGCCAGGTGCCGCTGATCGCCTCCGGCGGTGCCGGTGCAATGGAACACTTCGCCGAGGCCTTCGACCAGGCCGACGTCGACGGCGCGTTGGCGGCCAGTGTGTTCCACAGCGGCGCCATCGCCATTCCGGAATTGAAGCGCTACCTGCGCGGACAGCAGATCGAGGTGCGGGATGTCTATTGA
- the hisIE gene encoding bifunctional phosphoribosyl-AMP cyclohydrolase/phosphoribosyl-ATP diphosphatase HisIE encodes MSIEVRPSLDALQALDWGKGDGLLPAVVQDADTLQVLMLGYVSAESLAATLAIGHMTFFSRSKQRLWTKGEQSGNVLAVQSIRVDCDADTLLVMARPAGPTCHTGAESCFDQAPKDFLGGLGQLVAMREAQRPPGSYTTSLFEGGIRRIAQKVGEEGVETALAAVAQDDAALLGEASDLLYHLLVLLRARGLSLDDARAVLEKRHR; translated from the coding sequence ATGTCTATTGAAGTGAGGCCATCGCTGGATGCGCTGCAGGCGCTGGACTGGGGCAAGGGCGACGGCCTGCTGCCGGCCGTGGTGCAGGATGCCGATACCTTGCAGGTGCTGATGCTGGGCTATGTCAGTGCCGAATCGCTTGCGGCCACGCTGGCCATCGGCCACATGACCTTCTTCAGCCGCAGCAAGCAGCGGTTGTGGACCAAGGGCGAGCAGTCCGGCAACGTGCTGGCGGTGCAGTCGATCCGTGTCGACTGCGATGCCGACACGCTGCTGGTGATGGCACGCCCGGCGGGGCCAACCTGCCACACCGGTGCCGAGAGCTGTTTCGACCAGGCGCCGAAGGATTTCCTGGGCGGACTGGGCCAGCTGGTGGCCATGCGCGAGGCGCAGCGCCCGCCCGGCAGCTACACGACGAGCCTGTTCGAAGGCGGCATCCGCCGCATCGCACAGAAGGTGGGCGAGGAGGGCGTGGAGACCGCCTTGGCGGCGGTGGCGCAGGACGATGCGGCGCTGCTGGGCGAGGCTTCGGACCTGCTGTACCACCTGCTGGTGCTGCTGCGCGCGCGCGGGCTGTCGCTGGATGATGCGCGGGCGGTGCTGGAAAAACGCCATCGTTGA
- a CDS encoding calcineurin-like phosphoesterase family protein, giving the protein MKLPAAWLCCLLLTSPAWAADTVVSGKVYLERDGRPGRGATDPGLAGVQVSNGETIVKTAADGSYSLPVRDGQTVFVIKPDAYSFPKAADGLPSFWRHYRPNGSPALKYGGIAATSDVTRNWDFALQSDRHDSRRGFQMLVFTDSQTASLKDIGYYQQSIVAPLVGQAKARMGTTLGDIVNDDLALYPAINKVTTELGVPWFHVPGNHDLDFDAASDEHSLDSWRNIYGPDTYAVEEGGASFVFLDDVVYDPKAKPKYIGGLREDQFAFLASYLKGLHKDRLLVLGMHIPLFDAAPGRETFRHVDRQRLFDLLKDFRNVLVLSGHSHTQQHVYHGKAEGWNGDKPLHEYNVGANCGAFWSGVKNAAGVPDSTMSDGTPKGYALLDVAGNGSYRLQYRVAGKPASEQIGLHAPKVLRQGAYPAWGVYANVYMGEDASVVEYRVDGGAWQPMKQVSQPDPRLMVENVADDLADSLRGYDRSPEATASPHLWRGALPTDLAVGGHKVEVRSTQPDGAVFTASTSYSLQTAQP; this is encoded by the coding sequence ATGAAACTGCCTGCCGCGTGGCTGTGCTGCCTGTTGCTGACCTCGCCGGCCTGGGCCGCGGATACCGTGGTCAGCGGCAAGGTCTATCTGGAGCGCGACGGCCGGCCGGGTCGCGGCGCGACCGATCCGGGGCTGGCCGGGGTGCAGGTTTCCAACGGCGAAACCATCGTCAAGACCGCCGCCGACGGCAGCTACAGCCTGCCGGTGCGTGACGGCCAGACCGTGTTCGTGATCAAGCCCGATGCGTATTCGTTCCCGAAGGCGGCGGACGGCCTGCCCTCGTTCTGGCGCCATTACCGCCCGAACGGCTCGCCGGCGCTGAAGTACGGTGGCATCGCCGCCACCAGCGATGTCACCCGCAACTGGGATTTCGCCCTGCAGTCGGACCGCCATGACAGCCGCCGCGGTTTCCAGATGCTGGTGTTCACCGATTCGCAGACTGCCAGCCTGAAGGACATCGGCTATTACCAGCAGTCGATCGTGGCGCCGCTTGTCGGCCAGGCCAAGGCGCGCATGGGCACCACCCTGGGCGACATCGTCAACGACGACCTGGCCCTGTATCCGGCGATCAACAAGGTCACAACCGAGCTTGGCGTGCCGTGGTTCCACGTGCCGGGCAACCACGACCTCGACTTCGATGCGGCCAGCGACGAACACTCGCTGGATAGTTGGCGCAACATCTACGGCCCGGACACCTACGCGGTGGAAGAGGGCGGCGCCAGTTTCGTGTTCCTGGACGACGTGGTGTACGACCCCAAGGCCAAGCCGAAGTACATCGGCGGCCTGCGCGAAGACCAGTTCGCTTTCCTTGCCAGCTACCTGAAGGGCCTGCACAAGGACCGCCTGCTGGTACTGGGCATGCACATCCCGCTGTTCGACGCGGCGCCGGGGCGCGAGACTTTCCGTCATGTCGACCGCCAGCGCCTGTTCGACCTGCTGAAGGACTTCCGCAACGTGCTGGTGCTCAGCGGACACAGCCACACCCAGCAGCACGTCTACCACGGCAAGGCCGAGGGCTGGAACGGCGACAAGCCGCTGCACGAATACAACGTCGGTGCCAACTGCGGTGCGTTCTGGTCGGGAGTGAAGAATGCCGCTGGCGTGCCGGACAGCACCATGAGCGACGGCACGCCGAAGGGCTATGCATTGCTCGACGTGGCCGGCAACGGCAGCTATCGCCTGCAGTACCGGGTGGCAGGCAAGCCGGCCAGCGAGCAGATCGGCCTGCATGCGCCGAAGGTACTGCGGCAGGGGGCCTATCCGGCGTGGGGTGTCTACGCCAACGTCTACATGGGTGAGGACGCCAGCGTGGTCGAGTACCGCGTCGATGGCGGCGCCTGGCAGCCGATGAAGCAGGTCAGCCAGCCCGATCCGCGCCTGATGGTGGAGAACGTGGCCGACGATCTGGCTGACAGCCTGCGCGGCTACGACCGCTCGCCGGAGGCCACTGCGTCGCCGCACCTGTGGCGTGGCGCGCTGCCGACCGATCTGGCGGTGGGCGGCCACAAGGTCGAGGTACGCTCCACCCAGCCTGATGGTGCAGTGTTCACCGCCAGCACCAGCTACAGCCTGCAGACTGCCCAGCCCTGA
- a CDS encoding glucokinase — protein MTIAAASPVSSDSARGGLPRHLVVADVGGTFARLALAETRSGQAPLLGSHRTYACAEHPSLAAILADFTAGLGQPVQTAVVAIAGLLDGDVLINSNLPWTVTLSATRTQSGLHELQLINDFEAVALAIPYLQPDTLVPLNGDADPAQAFPALVLGAGTGLGAALRFADGERPVLASEIGHAALGAGNALELQVLGKLLQRWAHVDNERVLSGSGLMNLYPCLCELRGVTPVWTSTEALIGAARSGEDALAVETLQVFCAWLGSLAGDAAIAVGARSVYLAGGISAHVQDFLADGRFRERFLNKGVLTEVLRQVPVWRVEHGQLGVLGAAVWHAARQPAHD, from the coding sequence GTGACCATCGCAGCAGCGTCCCCGGTTTCCTCCGACTCCGCCCGCGGCGGTCTTCCGCGCCATCTGGTGGTCGCCGACGTTGGCGGCACCTTCGCCCGCCTTGCGCTGGCTGAAACCCGATCCGGCCAGGCGCCCCTGCTGGGCAGCCATCGCACCTATGCCTGCGCCGAGCATCCCAGCCTGGCCGCGATCCTGGCCGATTTCACCGCTGGCCTTGGCCAGCCGGTGCAGACCGCGGTGGTCGCCATCGCCGGCCTGCTCGATGGCGATGTGCTGATCAATTCCAACCTGCCGTGGACGGTGACGCTGTCGGCCACCCGCACGCAGTCCGGGCTGCACGAGTTGCAGCTGATCAACGATTTCGAGGCGGTGGCGCTGGCCATCCCGTACCTGCAGCCCGACACGCTGGTGCCGCTGAACGGCGATGCTGATCCGGCGCAGGCGTTCCCCGCACTGGTGCTGGGCGCGGGCACCGGCCTGGGCGCCGCACTGCGCTTTGCCGATGGCGAGCGCCCGGTGCTGGCCAGCGAGATCGGCCATGCCGCGCTCGGCGCCGGCAACGCGCTGGAACTGCAGGTGCTGGGCAAACTGCTGCAGCGCTGGGCGCACGTGGACAACGAGCGCGTGCTTTCCGGTAGTGGCCTGATGAACCTGTATCCGTGCCTGTGCGAATTGCGCGGCGTCACCCCGGTGTGGACCAGCACCGAAGCACTGATCGGCGCCGCGCGCAGCGGCGAAGACGCGCTGGCGGTGGAAACGCTGCAGGTGTTCTGTGCCTGGCTGGGCAGCCTGGCCGGCGACGCGGCGATCGCCGTCGGCGCGCGCTCGGTGTACCTGGCCGGTGGCATTTCCGCGCATGTGCAGGATTTCCTGGCCGATGGCCGCTTCCGTGAGCGCTTCCTCAACAAGGGCGTGCTGACCGAGGTGCTGCGCCAGGTGCCGGTATGGCGCGTGGAGCATGGCCAGCTGGGCGTGCTCGGTGCAGCGGTCTGGCACGCCGCACGGCAGCCCGCGCACGACTGA